Proteins encoded together in one Sphingomonas radiodurans window:
- a CDS encoding UDP-2,3-diacylglucosamine diphosphatase, which translates to MPTTATLAPVTLGDVTDLADFANSRPYLPERIVERTRYRTIWISDVHLGTRGCNAEMLIDFLDHVDSDTMYLVGDIVDGWRLRKKFYWPAAHSDVVWRLLKRAGRGAKMVFIPGNHDEAFRQFCGLDFGGIAIRRNAIHHTADGRRLLVLHGDEFDAITLAHRWLAHVGDTAYNLLMAANRGVNAFRRRFGMAYWSLSKHAKARVKNAVAFISRFEEIVAEAAGARGVDGVVCGHIHTAEMRDIAGVQYYNDGDWVESATALVEHFDGRMEILHWSDVIAERELERPAELALAA; encoded by the coding sequence ATGCCGACGACCGCAACGCTTGCCCCGGTAACATTGGGGGACGTCACCGACCTCGCCGACTTCGCCAATTCACGGCCGTATTTGCCTGAGCGGATCGTCGAGCGCACGCGCTATCGCACGATATGGATCAGCGACGTCCATCTCGGCACGCGCGGCTGCAATGCCGAGATGCTGATCGACTTCCTGGATCACGTTGACAGCGACACGATGTACCTCGTCGGCGACATCGTCGACGGATGGCGGCTGCGCAAGAAATTCTACTGGCCGGCGGCGCACAGCGACGTTGTGTGGCGACTGCTGAAGCGCGCTGGGCGGGGCGCCAAGATGGTGTTTATTCCAGGCAACCACGACGAGGCGTTCCGCCAGTTCTGCGGGCTCGATTTCGGCGGTATCGCGATCCGGCGCAACGCGATCCACCACACCGCCGACGGGCGCCGCCTGTTGGTTCTCCACGGCGACGAATTCGATGCGATCACGCTGGCGCACCGCTGGCTCGCCCACGTCGGCGACACGGCGTACAATCTGTTGATGGCCGCCAACCGCGGCGTGAATGCCTTCCGCCGTCGCTTCGGCATGGCCTATTGGTCGCTCAGCAAGCACGCCAAGGCGCGCGTAAAGAACGCCGTCGCGTTCATCTCGCGCTTCGAGGAAATCGTCGCCGAGGCGGCCGGCGCGCGCGGCGTCGATGGCGTCGTGTGCGGGCACATCCATACCGCCGAGATGCGCGACATCGCTGGGGTGCAATATTACAACGACGGCGACTGGGTGGAGAGCGCGACCGCGCTCGTCGAGCATTTCGATGGGCGAATGGAGATCCTTCACTGGTCTGACGTGATCGCTGAGCGCGAGCTCGAGCGCCCAGCCGAGCTGGCGCTGGCGGCCTAA
- the clpA gene encoding ATP-dependent Clp protease ATP-binding subunit ClpA yields the protein MPSFASALETTLHKALEAASSRRHEYATLEHLLFALVDDEHASQVMTACGVDLGEIKTTVSHYLDTELGALKVDQQTDPSPTSGFQRVVQRAILHVQSSGRDEVTGANVLVALFSERESYAVYFLQQQDMSRLDAVSFISHGVGKGVSSPETAAGPKGAEDKEEKKPAEKGKGESALKQFTVDLNEKARKGKVDPLIGRGPEVDRTIQILCRRSKNNPLYVGDPGVGKTAIAEGLARKIVEGDVPDVLKPAVIYSLDMGALLAGTRYRGDFEERLKQVVNELEKLPHAVLFIDEIHTVIGAGATSGGAMDASNLLKPALSGGTIRCIGSTTYKEFRNHFEKDRALLRRFQKIDVNEPTIEDTIKILAGLRSAFETHHDVKYTPDAIKSAVELSARYINDRKLPDKAIDVIDEVGAMQMLVPPNKRKKTITPKEIELVIATMARIPPKSVSTDDKRVLEHLETDLKRVVFGQNKAIENLASAIKLSRAGLRDPEKPIGNYLFTGPTGVGKTEVAKQLATIMGIPLQRFDMSEYMERHSVSRLIGAPPGYVGFDQGGLLTDAVDQNPHCVLLLDEIEKAHPDLFNILLQVMDNGRLTDQHGKSVDFRNVVLIMTTNAGASDMARETLGFGNLTREGEDEQAVQKMFTPEFRNRLDAIVPFSYLPTEVVARVVDKFILQLELQLADRDVHIKLDDESRQWLTTKGYDKLYGARPMGRLIQEKIKQPLAEELLFGKLVHGGEVTVKLKDNALAFEIVGAAPKKPKKKGGRAPKVVVE from the coding sequence ATGCCATCCTTTGCCAGCGCTCTCGAGACCACGCTGCACAAGGCGCTCGAGGCAGCGTCTTCCCGGCGCCACGAATATGCGACGCTCGAACATTTGCTCTTCGCGCTCGTCGATGACGAACACGCCAGCCAGGTGATGACGGCGTGCGGCGTCGATCTCGGCGAGATCAAAACGACTGTGTCGCACTATCTCGACACCGAGCTTGGCGCGCTCAAGGTCGACCAGCAGACCGACCCCTCGCCGACCAGCGGCTTTCAGCGCGTCGTCCAGCGCGCGATCCTGCACGTCCAATCGTCGGGTCGCGACGAGGTGACCGGCGCCAACGTACTCGTCGCGCTCTTCTCCGAACGCGAGAGCTACGCCGTCTATTTCCTTCAGCAGCAGGACATGAGCCGGCTCGACGCGGTCAGCTTCATCAGCCACGGCGTCGGCAAGGGCGTATCTTCGCCCGAGACCGCCGCCGGGCCGAAGGGCGCCGAGGATAAGGAAGAGAAGAAGCCGGCGGAGAAGGGCAAGGGCGAAAGCGCGCTCAAGCAATTCACCGTCGATCTCAACGAGAAGGCCAGGAAGGGCAAGGTCGATCCGCTGATCGGCCGCGGCCCCGAGGTCGACCGCACGATCCAGATCTTGTGCCGCCGCTCGAAGAACAATCCGCTTTATGTGGGCGATCCCGGCGTCGGCAAGACGGCGATCGCGGAAGGCCTCGCGCGCAAGATCGTCGAGGGCGACGTGCCCGACGTCCTCAAGCCCGCGGTGATCTACTCGCTCGACATGGGCGCGTTGCTCGCCGGCACGCGCTATCGCGGCGATTTCGAGGAGCGGCTGAAGCAAGTCGTCAACGAGCTTGAGAAGCTGCCGCACGCGGTGCTCTTCATCGACGAGATCCACACCGTGATCGGTGCCGGCGCCACCAGCGGCGGCGCGATGGACGCGTCCAACCTGCTGAAGCCCGCGCTGTCGGGCGGCACGATCCGCTGCATCGGCTCGACCACGTACAAGGAATTCCGCAACCACTTCGAAAAGGATCGTGCGCTGCTGCGCCGGTTCCAGAAGATCGACGTTAATGAGCCGACGATCGAGGACACGATCAAGATCCTCGCCGGTCTGCGCTCGGCGTTTGAAACGCATCATGACGTTAAGTACACGCCTGACGCGATCAAGTCGGCGGTTGAGCTCAGCGCGCGCTACATCAATGATCGCAAACTGCCCGACAAGGCGATCGACGTGATCGACGAAGTCGGCGCGATGCAGATGCTGGTGCCGCCGAACAAGCGCAAGAAGACGATCACGCCCAAGGAGATCGAGCTCGTCATCGCGACGATGGCGCGCATTCCGCCGAAGAGCGTGTCGACCGACGACAAGCGCGTGCTCGAACATCTCGAGACCGATCTGAAGCGCGTCGTCTTCGGCCAGAACAAGGCAATCGAGAACCTTGCTTCGGCGATCAAGCTCAGCCGCGCCGGGCTGCGCGATCCCGAAAAGCCGATCGGCAACTATCTGTTCACCGGCCCCACGGGTGTCGGCAAGACCGAAGTCGCCAAGCAGCTCGCGACAATCATGGGCATCCCGCTCCAGCGCTTCGACATGTCGGAATATATGGAGCGCCACTCGGTCTCGCGGCTGATCGGTGCGCCCCCGGGCTATGTTGGGTTCGACCAGGGTGGTCTGCTGACCGATGCGGTCGATCAGAACCCGCACTGCGTGCTGCTGCTCGACGAGATCGAAAAGGCACATCCGGACCTGTTCAATATCCTGCTGCAGGTGATGGATAACGGGCGTCTGACGGACCAGCACGGCAAGTCGGTCGATTTCCGCAACGTCGTCCTGATCATGACGACCAACGCGGGCGCATCCGACATGGCACGCGAGACGCTCGGCTTCGGCAACCTCACTCGTGAGGGCGAGGACGAGCAGGCGGTGCAGAAGATGTTCACGCCGGAGTTTCGCAACCGACTCGATGCGATCGTGCCGTTCAGCTACCTGCCGACCGAAGTGGTCGCACGCGTGGTCGATAAGTTCATCCTGCAGCTCGAGCTGCAGCTCGCGGACCGCGACGTCCACATCAAGCTCGACGACGAGAGCCGTCAGTGGCTGACGACGAAGGGCTATGACAAACTCTACGGCGCGCGTCCGATGGGCCGCCTGATCCAGGAGAAGATCAAGCAGCCGCTTGCCGAGGAATTGCTGTTCGGCAAGCTCGTCCACGGCGGCGAAGTGACTGTGAAGCTGAAGGACAATGCGCTCGCGTTCGAGATCGTCGGCGCAGCGCCCAAGAAGCCCAAGAAGAAGGGCGGCCGCGCACCCAAGGTCGTCGTCGAATAA
- a CDS encoding DUF1192 domain-containing protein, with the protein MDLDDILGSRPDDPLAALVREDLDRLSVTELEERIAALEREISRSRTKIDFAVNHRASADAIFKR; encoded by the coding sequence ATGGATCTGGATGATATCCTTGGGTCCCGGCCCGACGATCCCCTTGCCGCGCTTGTACGCGAGGATCTCGATCGGCTTTCGGTGACCGAGTTGGAGGAGCGGATCGCGGCGCTGGAGCGCGAGATTTCACGCAGCCGTACCAAGATCGACTTCGCCGTTAATCATCGCGCAAGCGCCGACGCGATATTCAAGCGATGA
- a CDS encoding NAD(P)H-quinone oxidoreductase encodes MHEFPTTMLAIDPDAPGGPEVLVPTERPVPSPAAGEVLIRVAAAGVNRPDVLQRKGGYPPPPGAPSILGLELAGEVVAVGADVGDEMIGQRVCALVAGGGYAQYAVAPAGQCLPIPDGVTLEEAAAIPETLFTVWTNLFERAFAVEGDTVLVHGGTSGIGTMAIALANIFGLSIIVTAGSDDKVAAAKALGADHAINYKTEDFVARVAEITSGKGCAAVLDMVGGDYVARNLKCLADDGRHVSIAVQGGATATIPIFEVMRRRLTLTGSTLRGRDTSFKAMVADELARTVWPHVEAGKLKPVLDKTYPLAEAAEAHRRMEAGEHVGKIVLVMG; translated from the coding sequence ATGCACGAATTTCCGACGACGATGCTGGCGATCGATCCTGATGCGCCCGGTGGCCCAGAAGTGCTGGTGCCCACCGAGCGGCCAGTGCCCTCGCCGGCCGCCGGCGAAGTGCTGATCCGCGTCGCGGCGGCGGGCGTCAATCGCCCCGACGTGCTGCAGCGCAAGGGCGGCTATCCGCCGCCGCCGGGCGCGCCCTCGATCCTCGGGCTGGAGCTGGCCGGGGAGGTCGTCGCGGTCGGCGCAGACGTCGGCGACGAGATGATCGGCCAGCGCGTCTGCGCCCTGGTGGCTGGCGGCGGCTATGCGCAATATGCCGTCGCACCGGCCGGGCAATGCCTGCCGATCCCCGATGGCGTGACGCTGGAAGAAGCCGCGGCGATCCCCGAGACGCTCTTCACCGTGTGGACCAACCTGTTCGAACGCGCCTTCGCGGTCGAGGGTGATACGGTGCTGGTCCATGGCGGCACGAGCGGGATCGGGACGATGGCGATCGCGCTCGCCAACATCTTCGGGCTGTCGATCATCGTCACCGCCGGGTCGGACGACAAGGTAGCGGCGGCCAAGGCGCTCGGCGCCGACCATGCGATCAACTACAAGACCGAGGATTTCGTCGCGCGGGTGGCCGAGATCACTAGTGGCAAGGGCTGCGCCGCGGTGCTCGACATGGTCGGCGGCGACTATGTCGCGCGCAACCTGAAATGCCTTGCCGACGACGGCCGCCACGTTTCGATCGCGGTGCAGGGCGGCGCGACCGCGACGATTCCGATCTTCGAGGTGATGCGCCGCCGCTTGACGCTGACGGGATCGACGCTGCGCGGGCGCGATACGTCGTTCAAGGCAATGGTCGCCGACGAACTCGCGCGCACCGTCTGGCCGCATGTCGAGGCGGGCAAGCTGAAGCCGGTGCTCGACAAGACCTATCCACTCGCCGAAGCGGCCGAGGCACACCGCCGGATGGAAGCGGGCGAGCATGTGGGCAAGATCGTGCTGGTAATGGGCTAG
- a CDS encoding FeoA family protein yields MLPARRRAVVTAIAWDRLAVPEARRLREFGFDEGVHVEILHRATLFRGPVACRIGRMTVALRRSVAAAITVTID; encoded by the coding sequence CTGTTACCCGCCCGCCGCCGCGCGGTCGTGACAGCGATCGCCTGGGATCGGCTAGCCGTCCCCGAAGCACGGCGGCTGCGCGAGTTCGGCTTCGACGAAGGCGTGCACGTCGAGATCCTGCACCGCGCCACGCTGTTCCGCGGCCCGGTCGCCTGCCGCATCGGCCGCATGACCGTCGCGCTGCGGCGCAGCGTCGCCGCCGCGATTACCGTCACGATCGACTGA
- a CDS encoding alkene reductase → MPSLFDPIALGAIRASNRILMAPLTRTRATSEHVPTDLMVEYYRQRASAGLIISEATGISRQGLGWPNAPGLWTQEQTEAWKPVTEAVHEAGGKIIAQLWHQGRLARPDVNKLQPLSASVTRAPYGNPEKNPYGEARAATLDEIKEAIEQYAEATRNALEAGFDGVQVHGANGYLVDQFLRDNTNLREDEYGGSPENRIRFMKEVVAAVIAVAGADRTSIRLSPNGETQGADDSDPEAVFLPAAKALDELGISFLELREQGPEGTFGSTTVPKLSPKIRKVFSRPLVLNQDYTTETAQTDLDSGVADAIAFGRAFIGNPDLVERLRTGAPLTQDNPKTWYSNGPEGYVDYPALEAQAAA, encoded by the coding sequence ATGCCCAGCCTGTTCGATCCGATCGCACTCGGCGCGATTCGCGCTTCCAACCGTATCCTCATGGCGCCGCTCACGCGCACCCGCGCAACCAGCGAGCATGTGCCGACCGACCTGATGGTCGAATATTATCGCCAGCGCGCCAGCGCCGGGCTGATCATCTCCGAGGCGACGGGCATCAGCCGCCAGGGCCTGGGCTGGCCGAACGCGCCGGGCCTGTGGACGCAGGAGCAGACCGAGGCGTGGAAGCCGGTGACCGAGGCGGTGCACGAGGCGGGCGGCAAGATCATCGCGCAGCTGTGGCACCAGGGCCGGCTGGCGCGCCCCGACGTCAACAAACTGCAGCCGCTGTCGGCATCGGTGACGCGGGCGCCGTACGGCAATCCCGAGAAGAACCCCTATGGCGAGGCACGCGCCGCGACGCTCGACGAGATCAAGGAAGCGATCGAGCAATATGCCGAGGCCACGCGCAACGCGCTCGAGGCCGGGTTCGACGGCGTGCAGGTGCATGGCGCGAACGGCTATCTGGTCGACCAGTTCCTGCGCGACAACACCAACCTGCGCGAGGATGAATATGGCGGCTCGCCCGAGAATCGCATCCGCTTCATGAAGGAAGTGGTGGCAGCGGTGATCGCGGTGGCGGGTGCCGATCGCACCTCGATCCGCCTGTCGCCCAACGGCGAGACGCAGGGCGCCGACGACAGCGATCCCGAAGCGGTGTTCCTGCCGGCGGCCAAGGCGCTCGACGAACTCGGCATTTCGTTCCTCGAACTGCGCGAGCAGGGCCCGGAAGGCACTTTCGGATCGACGACCGTGCCCAAGCTGAGCCCGAAGATCCGCAAGGTGTTCAGCCGGCCGCTGGTGCTGAACCAGGACTACACGACGGAAACGGCGCAGACCGACCTCGACTCGGGCGTGGCAGACGCGATTGCGTTCGGGCGCGCGTTCATCGGCAATCCCGATCTGGTCGAGCGGCTGCGCACCGGCGCCCCGCTGACGCAGGACAATCCCAAGACGTGGTATTCGAACGGCCCCGAGGGCTATGTCGACTATCCCGCACTCGAGGCGCAGGCCGCCGCTTGA
- the dnaA gene encoding chromosomal replication initiator protein DnaA, whose protein sequence is MPLSQYRVPEEASDISRAWARVRANLRESAGSRLFDQWLKPIELDESGDVERVRLTLPSAFMTNWVRNHYAERLVHEFRAILPQVRSVTIETASAAPVAHVIAAPAVAAVPAAAPALATSAAALEIEQPVLDPRNTFDRFVVDVSNKVAFNAARALAEPGPVRFSPLFLHSGTGQGKTHLMHAIGHSFVAAQPGARVIAMSAERFMFDFVASLRARDTFAFKSRLRSADLLLIDDLQFIAGKDATQEEFFHTVNEIMGAGKRLVISADRCPQALEGIEQRIVGRMAIGLVADIKAPSLELRRTILTRKVADLPDARVPMDVLDLLAARITGSIRELEGALNRVVAYAQLTGDTIDLDFAIAALGDVLRGVQRRVTIDEIQKLVSTHFDLKPVDLISARRARAVARPRQIAMYLAKRLTTRSLPEIGRKFGGRDHSTVIHAVRRIEELRDTDRDVDSAVRTLMRELEG, encoded by the coding sequence GTGCCGTTGTCCCAGTATCGAGTACCCGAAGAGGCAAGCGACATCAGCCGGGCGTGGGCGCGAGTACGCGCCAACCTGCGCGAATCGGCCGGTAGTCGATTGTTCGACCAGTGGCTCAAGCCGATCGAACTCGACGAGAGCGGCGACGTGGAGCGGGTGCGGCTGACGCTGCCATCGGCGTTCATGACGAACTGGGTGCGCAATCACTATGCCGAGCGGCTGGTGCACGAGTTCCGTGCCATCCTGCCGCAGGTGCGCAGCGTGACGATCGAGACGGCGAGCGCTGCCCCGGTCGCGCACGTGATCGCGGCGCCGGCCGTGGCCGCGGTGCCAGCCGCAGCGCCTGCCCTAGCCACATCCGCCGCGGCGCTCGAGATCGAGCAGCCGGTGCTCGATCCGCGCAACACGTTCGATCGCTTCGTCGTCGATGTGTCGAACAAGGTGGCGTTCAACGCCGCGCGCGCGCTGGCCGAGCCTGGCCCGGTGCGGTTCAGCCCATTGTTCCTCCATTCGGGGACCGGTCAGGGCAAAACGCACCTGATGCACGCGATCGGCCACTCCTTCGTCGCCGCCCAACCCGGCGCGCGGGTGATCGCGATGTCGGCCGAGCGATTCATGTTCGATTTCGTCGCGTCGCTGCGCGCGCGCGATACGTTCGCGTTCAAGTCGCGGCTGCGCTCGGCCGATCTGCTGCTGATCGACGATCTGCAGTTCATCGCCGGCAAGGATGCGACGCAGGAGGAATTCTTCCACACCGTCAACGAGATCATGGGGGCGGGGAAGCGGCTGGTGATCTCGGCCGATCGCTGCCCGCAGGCGCTGGAAGGCATTGAGCAGCGCATCGTCGGGCGGATGGCAATCGGCCTGGTCGCGGACATCAAGGCGCCGTCACTCGAGCTGCGCCGCACGATCCTGACGCGCAAGGTCGCCGACCTGCCCGACGCGCGCGTGCCGATGGACGTGCTCGACCTGCTGGCGGCGCGAATCACTGGCAGCATTCGCGAGCTTGAGGGCGCGCTGAACCGCGTGGTCGCTTATGCGCAACTGACCGGCGACACGATCGACCTCGATTTTGCGATCGCGGCGCTTGGCGACGTGCTGCGCGGGGTGCAGCGCCGGGTGACGATCGACGAGATCCAGAAGCTTGTCTCGACCCATTTCGACCTCAAGCCGGTCGACCTCATTTCCGCGCGCCGCGCACGTGCGGTGGCGCGGCCGCGTCAGATCGCAATGTATCTGGCCAAGCGGCTGACGACGCGCTCGTTGCCCGAGATCGGGCGCAAATTTGGCGGGCGCGATCATTCGACGGTGATCCATGCCGTTCGTCGGATCGAGGAGCTGCGCGACACCGATCGCGACGTGGACAGCGCGGTCCGCACGCTGATGCGCGAGTTGGAAGGCTGA
- a CDS encoding glycosyltransferase family 4 protein — translation MRIAIVTDAWAPQVNGVVRTLESVTRELTAMGHEAMVIAPNAFRSLPCPTYPEIRLAIAGRAAVGKRIAAFRAEAVHIATEGPLGLAARRWCLDRGMPFTTAYHTQFPDYVAARTGADPEWVWRFISWFHRPAAAILVSTPTIQRSLEAHGLTSIRRWGRGVSREFSAHGPADATMAALPGPVMLCIGRVAVEKNIEAFLSLPLPGSKVVVGAGPALAGLRQRFPQAHFLGPQFGEALAACYRAADVLVFPSRTDTFGLVMIEALASGTPVAAYRVPGPVDVLTPETGVMHDDLAQAVTGALALDRAACAAAGARFTWRASAEQFLGALTPIDLARAA, via the coding sequence GTGCGGATTGCGATCGTCACCGATGCGTGGGCACCACAAGTGAATGGTGTCGTCCGCACGCTCGAATCGGTGACGCGCGAGCTGACGGCGATGGGGCATGAGGCGATGGTGATCGCGCCAAACGCCTTCCGCTCGCTGCCGTGCCCGACCTACCCGGAGATCCGGCTGGCGATCGCCGGGCGCGCGGCGGTCGGCAAGCGCATCGCCGCCTTCCGCGCCGAGGCGGTGCATATCGCGACCGAGGGCCCGCTTGGCCTGGCGGCGCGGCGCTGGTGCCTCGATCGCGGGATGCCGTTCACCACCGCGTACCATACGCAATTTCCTGATTACGTCGCCGCGCGGACAGGCGCCGACCCCGAATGGGTGTGGCGCTTCATCAGCTGGTTCCATCGCCCGGCGGCCGCGATCCTCGTATCGACGCCGACCATCCAGCGGTCGCTCGAGGCGCATGGGCTGACGAGCATCCGCCGCTGGGGTCGCGGCGTGTCGCGCGAATTCAGTGCGCACGGGCCGGCGGATGCGACGATGGCGGCGCTGCCGGGTCCGGTGATGCTGTGCATCGGGCGGGTCGCGGTCGAGAAGAATATCGAGGCGTTCCTGTCTCTGCCGCTCCCCGGCAGCAAGGTTGTGGTCGGCGCCGGGCCTGCGCTCGCCGGCCTGCGCCAGCGCTTCCCGCAGGCGCATTTCCTGGGGCCGCAGTTCGGCGAGGCGCTCGCCGCCTGCTATCGCGCGGCTGACGTGCTCGTGTTCCCGAGCCGCACCGACACGTTCGGGCTGGTGATGATCGAGGCGCTGGCCTCCGGCACGCCGGTCGCGGCCTATCGCGTGCCGGGGCCGGTTGATGTGCTGACGCCCGAAACGGGGGTGATGCACGATGATCTCGCGCAGGCGGTCACGGGCGCGCTCGCGCTCGATCGGGCAGCGTGCGCGGCGGCCGGGGCGCGCTTCACGTGGCGGGCGAGTGCCGAGCAATTCCTGGGCGCGCTGACGCCGATCGACCTTGCGCGAGCCGCCTAG
- a CDS encoding glutathione S-transferase family protein, translated as MTAIILHEDPASGNCYKIRLTAAHVGVMLDRRSYDIRSGETRTAAFLAEVDAGGRIPVLQIGDRFLPESNAACAWLAHDSALIPADRFDRADMLRWMFWEQYSHEPNVATLRFWRHFIGEAALTPAQRALVPSKEAAGRDALALLERHLTGRDWLVGDAMTLADIVLYAYTHVAEEGGFVLSASPALTAWLARVAAQPGHIRFDP; from the coding sequence GTGACCGCGATCATCCTCCACGAAGACCCGGCGTCAGGCAATTGTTACAAGATCCGCCTGACCGCTGCGCATGTCGGCGTCATGCTGGACCGGCGCAGCTACGATATTCGGAGCGGCGAGACGCGGACGGCGGCCTTCCTGGCGGAGGTCGATGCCGGCGGGCGCATTCCGGTGCTTCAGATCGGCGACCGCTTTCTGCCCGAGAGCAACGCAGCGTGTGCTTGGCTGGCACACGACAGTGCGTTGATCCCGGCCGATCGCTTCGATCGCGCCGACATGCTGCGCTGGATGTTCTGGGAGCAATACAGCCACGAGCCCAATGTCGCGACGCTGCGCTTCTGGCGGCATTTCATTGGCGAGGCGGCGCTGACCCCGGCGCAGCGCGCGCTGGTGCCTAGCAAAGAGGCTGCCGGGCGCGACGCGCTTGCGCTGCTGGAACGTCATCTGACGGGGCGCGACTGGCTCGTTGGCGATGCGATGACGCTCGCCGACATCGTGCTCTACGCCTACACGCATGTGGCCGAGGAGGGCGGGTTCGTGCTCAGTGCAAGCCCCGCGCTAACCGCTTGGTTGGCGCGTGTGGCAGCGCAGCCGGGGCATATCCGCTTCGATCCGTGA
- a CDS encoding DMT family transporter: MHEATAPRKATSQPSGNALAFAALLAGNIALAFGPWFVRLTDVGPVAAAFWRIALATPLLLALAAVSAPRAFASARGLGWILLGSGVLFAGDLASWHVGIHQTKLANATLFGNAATFVFPLYGFLVARTWPTRMQGVALGLAAVGAALLMGQSYQLAPENLIGDLLCLVAGILYAGYFILMARARATMPPLPALGLSSAAATLPLLVAALLLGERIMPGDWTPLVALALLSQVVGQGLMIYALGRISPLVIGLALLTQPVVAAAIGWLAYGETLGSADLIGALLVAVALVLVRIAPERLPRPI; this comes from the coding sequence ATGCACGAGGCAACAGCCCCAAGAAAAGCTACATCGCAGCCAAGCGGCAACGCGCTCGCGTTTGCCGCGCTCCTCGCCGGCAATATCGCGCTGGCGTTCGGGCCGTGGTTCGTGCGGCTGACCGATGTCGGCCCCGTGGCTGCGGCTTTCTGGCGCATCGCGCTCGCGACACCCTTGCTGCTCGCGCTCGCCGCCGTCAGCGCACCGCGCGCCTTCGCCAGTGCGCGCGGGCTCGGTTGGATCCTGCTCGGGTCGGGCGTGCTGTTCGCGGGTGACCTGGCAAGTTGGCACGTCGGCATTCACCAGACGAAGCTCGCCAATGCGACGCTGTTCGGCAACGCCGCGACCTTCGTATTCCCGCTCTACGGCTTCCTTGTCGCGCGCACGTGGCCGACGCGGATGCAGGGCGTCGCGCTTGGCCTCGCCGCAGTCGGCGCGGCGCTGTTGATGGGGCAATCGTACCAGCTCGCGCCCGAGAACCTGATTGGCGACCTGCTCTGCCTCGTCGCCGGCATCCTCTACGCCGGCTATTTCATCCTGATGGCGCGGGCGCGCGCGACGATGCCTCCGCTGCCCGCGCTCGGCCTCTCGTCGGCCGCCGCGACGCTGCCGCTGCTGGTCGCGGCGCTGCTGCTCGGCGAACGAATCATGCCGGGCGATTGGACGCCGCTGGTGGCGCTCGCGCTGCTCAGTCAGGTCGTCGGCCAGGGGCTGATGATCTATGCGCTCGGCCGCATCAGCCCGCTCGTCATCGGCCTCGCGCTGCTGACCCAGCCGGTGGTCGCGGCCGCGATCGGTTGGCTGGCTTATGGCGAGACATTGGGGTCGGCGGACCTGATCGGCGCGCTGTTGGTGGCAGTCGCGCTCGTGCTGGTGCGGATCGCACCCGAGCGCCTTCCCCGACCGATCTGA
- a CDS encoding COQ9 family protein, with protein sequence MTQAADLTLDEIRSALAPAIAENAAFDGWGPAARDMAADMADIDRDVAALAFEHGTIAMIDAWFASIDAAMLAAVPPEQLAVMKIRAKITSLVEARLDTLAPHREALRRAVAILAQPQNVAAAARLGWRSADTMWRAAGDTATDYNHYTKRAMLLAVYGATVTVFLDDESDGQADTRAFLARRIDGIMRFETAKASFVRRTRNRPSLSRFVGRLRYPIA encoded by the coding sequence ATGACTCAGGCCGCAGACCTCACGCTCGACGAAATCCGCAGCGCGCTCGCCCCGGCGATTGCCGAGAATGCCGCATTTGACGGCTGGGGCCCCGCCGCGCGCGACATGGCCGCGGACATGGCCGACATCGACCGCGACGTTGCCGCGCTCGCCTTCGAACATGGCACGATCGCGATGATCGACGCTTGGTTCGCCAGCATCGACGCCGCGATGCTCGCGGCCGTGCCGCCCGAGCAGCTCGCGGTGATGAAGATCCGCGCGAAGATCACCTCGCTCGTCGAGGCGCGGCTGGACACGCTTGCCCCGCATCGTGAGGCGCTCCGCCGCGCGGTTGCGATCCTCGCACAACCGCAGAATGTCGCCGCCGCCGCGCGACTCGGCTGGCGCAGCGCCGATACGATGTGGCGTGCGGCGGGCGACACGGCGACGGACTATAACCATTACACCAAGCGCGCGATGCTGCTGGCGGTCTACGGCGCCACCGTCACCGTCTTCCTCGACGACGAAAGCGACGGCCAGGCCGACACGCGCGCCTTCCTCGCGCGCCGCATCGACGGGATCATGCGCTTCGAAACCGCCAAGGCAAGCTTCGTTCGCCGCACCCGGAACCGCCCAAGCCTGAGCCGCTTCGTCGGCCGGCTGCGCTACCCGATAGCGTGA